The following proteins are co-located in the Trichormus variabilis 0441 genome:
- a CDS encoding PfaD family polyunsaturated fatty acid/polyketide biosynthesis protein produces MLTQGTSIPTLNPPDSIAFDHTSIQQKLLNLHQPCYVFLKNNQIGISHQPIEGIQAQMMVNAILPQKLGDRSFLDFHGVNYAYAAGAMAGGIASEILVITLGKAGFLASFGSAGLVPQRVEKAILQIQQALPTGPYAFNLIHSPSEEALEQGAVELYLKHGVRTVEASAYMDLTPHIVRYRAAGLHLNSQGEIQTHNKVIAKISRSEVAQKFLQPAPLKFLKSLVEQGYITPLQAALAEKVPLADDITVEADSGGHTDNRSLVCLLPSIIALRDEIQQQYHYEHPVRVGAAGGIGTPEAALAAFMMGASYIVTGSINHSCIEAGTSDRTKQLLAQASMADMVMAPCADMFEMGVKVQLLKRGSLFPMRAQKLYDFYKTYGGIEEIPPEIRQTLETQIFRKNLDQVWDETVAYFSQRDPEQIARANNNPKRKMALIFRWYLGLSSRWSTSGDEQRQMDYQIWCGPAMGSFNEWVRGSYLELPENRTVVDVATHIMQGAAYLYRLQNLKLQGLNLPSQYCYYRPFHI; encoded by the coding sequence ATGCTCACTCAAGGTACATCCATCCCTACCCTAAATCCACCAGATTCTATTGCTTTCGATCATACAAGTATTCAACAAAAACTACTGAACTTGCATCAACCTTGCTATGTATTTTTAAAAAATAATCAAATAGGAATATCCCATCAACCCATTGAAGGCATACAAGCACAAATGATGGTGAATGCCATCTTACCCCAAAAATTGGGCGATCGCAGTTTTCTTGACTTTCATGGAGTTAACTATGCTTATGCGGCTGGTGCAATGGCGGGGGGTATAGCCTCGGAAATCCTAGTCATTACCTTGGGAAAAGCGGGATTTTTAGCCAGTTTTGGCTCAGCAGGATTAGTACCGCAACGGGTAGAAAAAGCCATCTTACAAATTCAACAAGCCCTACCCACTGGCCCTTACGCCTTCAATTTGATTCATAGCCCCTCAGAAGAAGCTCTAGAGCAAGGGGCTGTGGAACTTTACCTCAAACATGGGGTGAGAACAGTAGAAGCCTCCGCCTACATGGATTTAACCCCTCATATTGTCCGCTACCGTGCAGCCGGGCTACACCTCAATTCTCAAGGAGAAATTCAAACCCACAATAAAGTCATTGCCAAAATTTCTCGCTCTGAAGTAGCTCAAAAATTTCTGCAACCAGCCCCGCTAAAATTCCTCAAATCCCTAGTAGAACAGGGATATATTACACCGTTACAAGCTGCTTTAGCCGAAAAAGTCCCCTTGGCAGATGATATTACCGTTGAAGCCGATTCAGGGGGACACACTGATAACCGTTCCTTGGTGTGTCTACTACCCAGCATTATCGCCCTGCGGGATGAAATTCAACAGCAATACCATTATGAACATCCCGTAAGAGTAGGTGCGGCTGGCGGCATTGGCACACCGGAAGCGGCTTTAGCTGCCTTTATGATGGGGGCTAGCTACATTGTCACAGGTTCGATCAACCATAGTTGCATAGAAGCTGGAACCTCTGACCGTACCAAACAATTATTAGCCCAAGCAAGCATGGCTGACATGGTGATGGCACCCTGCGCTGATATGTTTGAAATGGGGGTTAAGGTACAACTACTGAAACGGGGTAGTTTGTTCCCCATGCGCGCACAAAAATTGTATGACTTTTATAAAACTTATGGAGGAATTGAAGAGATTCCCCCAGAGATACGTCAAACTCTAGAAACACAAATTTTCCGCAAAAATTTAGATCAAGTTTGGGATGAAACCGTTGCTTATTTTTCCCAACGAGATCCTGAACAAATTGCACGAGCTAATAACAACCCTAAACGTAAAATGGCTCTGATTTTTCGCTGGTATTTAGGATTATCTTCTCGTTGGTCAACTAGTGGAGATGAGCAGCGCCAAATGGATTATCAAATCTGGTGTGGCCCCGCGATGGGTTCCTTTAATGAATGGGTGAGAGGTTCCTATTTAGAATTGCCTGAAAATCGCACAGTTGTTGATGTAGCCACCCATATCATGCAAGGTGCAGCCTATTTATATCGTCTACAAAATTTGAAATTACAAGGTCTTAACCTGCCATCCCAATACTGTTATTACCGTCCATTCCATATTTAG
- a CDS encoding MFS transporter, producing MTNKTIDSPFAPGLPALYIVAFLSGMSLGLFNPFISTLMKQNNINDIVIGANSTLYFFIIAIGTPLVTKILSKIGLRKTMMLGFLLMGITAPLFPFTTQLSAWFLIRAVMGLACCLYLISGQTAINYFCNDKNRGIVNGLDALCFSLGFGIGPVMGAAFYNASPKTTFLLGSGLILSGIIVVYLGLPEKEIKFQIPRFQIIKKLKLPLHGSFAYGFSVATLVSLYPLYLLEQNYGVERIGYIFGLFILGGLISTVPVSHLADRIGKIKVLKYSVIVVIISVIGLSFIDDPNITPFLAFISGVGMSPIFPLSLALIGSRLAVDELSSGSALFTSIYSAGCTAGPILSAIVMTLLGTQYIFVLMMVIFVLFFLSLSKQNKYNHSLLSVER from the coding sequence ATGACTAATAAAACCATCGATTCTCCTTTTGCTCCTGGACTGCCAGCCCTTTATATTGTGGCATTTTTATCAGGAATGTCTTTAGGGTTATTTAACCCATTTATTTCCACTCTGATGAAACAAAATAACATCAATGATATTGTCATTGGTGCTAACTCTACACTCTACTTTTTTATCATTGCTATTGGCACCCCATTAGTTACCAAAATTCTCAGTAAGATAGGTTTACGTAAAACCATGATGTTAGGGTTTTTGCTCATGGGAATAACTGCACCTTTATTTCCCTTCACAACCCAATTGTCTGCTTGGTTTTTGATACGTGCCGTGATGGGTTTAGCTTGTTGTTTATATCTTATCTCTGGACAAACTGCTATCAACTATTTCTGTAATGATAAAAATCGGGGCATTGTTAATGGGTTAGATGCTTTATGTTTTAGCTTAGGATTTGGCATCGGGCCAGTCATGGGAGCAGCTTTTTATAATGCTTCTCCTAAAACAACATTCCTCTTAGGCAGTGGATTAATTTTGAGTGGCATTATTGTCGTATATTTAGGACTACCAGAAAAAGAAATTAAGTTTCAAATCCCCCGTTTCCAAATTATCAAAAAGCTGAAACTACCCTTACATGGTTCCTTTGCCTATGGTTTTAGTGTCGCCACATTAGTATCTCTTTATCCTCTCTATTTACTAGAACAAAATTATGGTGTTGAGCGCATTGGTTATATTTTCGGGCTATTTATTTTAGGAGGATTAATATCAACAGTTCCAGTAAGTCATTTAGCTGATCGCATAGGTAAAATTAAAGTATTAAAGTATAGTGTGATTGTCGTGATTATTTCGGTTATCGGTTTATCTTTTATCGACGACCCCAATATCACGCCTTTCTTAGCTTTTATTTCTGGTGTAGGAATGAGTCCCATTTTTCCCCTATCCTTGGCTTTAATTGGGTCAAGACTGGCAGTTGATGAATTGTCCTCTGGCAGTGCTTTATTTACCTCCATTTATAGTGCGGGATGTACGGCTGGACCAATTTTATCGGCAATAGTGATGACACTCCTCGGAACACAATATATTTTTGTGCTAATGATGGTTATTTTTGTTTTATTTTTCCTGAGTTTAAGTAAACAGAATAAATATAACCATTCACTTCTAAGCGTTGAACGTTAG
- a CDS encoding hybrid sensor histidine kinase/response regulator has protein sequence MNQSLVRVLLVDDGESDYILTCNWFSEFRVANCELEWVDNYEAAKVAIANNQHDIYLVDYRLGSRSGLELLREAIADGCTSPIILLTGQGDAEIDIEAMKAGAVDYLEKNQLNAPLLERSILYAIERKQIEKKIREQAALLDIANDAIFVQDLDGNVLFWNEAAARLYGWQKAEAINNKIQNLWQEKNLALLQKSLNELQQKGSWKGELYQTTKSGREIIVESRWTLVHEFGNKSQCILVVNTEITQKKQLEAQFLRAQRLESIGTLASGIAHDLNNVLAPILMTAQLLESQIKDERSQRLLPILITNAKRGANLVKQVLSFTRGLEGERTLLQLKHLVGEIQQIIKETFPKSIELAAHISQNLWTVSGDATQLHQVLMNLCVNARDAMPKGGTLKITAENFLIDENYARMNIDAKVGPYVVVTVTDTGIGISSDILDRIFEPFFTTKELGKGTGLGLSTVLGIIKSHGGFINVYTEEGEGSQFKVYLPAQDTKELLEEAALELSPGNGELILVVDDEAAIRDITKTSLESYNYKAITASDGIEAIALYAERQDEISLVLTDMVMPSMDGLTTIRTLQKINPLVKIIAVSGLAAHDKVNAAYNMGIQAFLSKPYTANQLLKTINAVQHKN, from the coding sequence ATGAACCAAAGTTTAGTCAGAGTGCTATTGGTTGATGATGGTGAAAGTGATTACATCTTAACTTGTAATTGGTTCAGTGAATTTCGGGTAGCTAACTGCGAGTTAGAATGGGTAGATAATTATGAAGCGGCAAAAGTAGCGATCGCCAACAATCAGCATGATATATATTTAGTAGACTATCGTTTAGGCTCCCGCAGTGGACTAGAACTGTTACGTGAAGCAATTGCCGATGGCTGCACCTCTCCGATAATTTTGCTCACAGGTCAAGGAGACGCAGAAATAGATATAGAAGCCATGAAAGCCGGAGCGGTAGATTATCTAGAAAAGAACCAACTGAATGCACCTCTCCTAGAACGTTCTATTCTCTATGCTATCGAGCGTAAACAAATAGAGAAAAAAATTCGTGAACAAGCGGCGCTTTTGGATATTGCCAATGATGCCATTTTTGTACAAGATTTGGACGGGAACGTTTTATTCTGGAACGAAGCAGCAGCAAGGCTTTACGGTTGGCAAAAAGCAGAAGCAATTAACAATAAAATTCAAAACCTCTGGCAAGAAAAAAACTTAGCCTTATTGCAAAAATCGCTGAATGAACTACAGCAAAAAGGTTCATGGAAGGGAGAATTATATCAAACCACAAAATCTGGTAGAGAAATTATTGTTGAAAGCCGTTGGACATTAGTACATGAGTTTGGAAATAAATCCCAATGTATACTCGTTGTCAACACAGAAATCACCCAAAAAAAGCAACTAGAAGCTCAATTTCTTCGCGCTCAACGATTAGAGAGTATTGGCACCCTAGCGAGTGGTATTGCCCATGACCTCAATAATGTTCTGGCTCCTATTTTGATGACAGCACAACTTTTAGAGTCACAAATCAAAGATGAACGTTCTCAGCGACTATTGCCAATATTGATTACTAACGCTAAGCGCGGGGCTAACTTAGTTAAACAAGTATTATCATTTACTCGCGGTCTTGAAGGTGAACGCACCTTATTGCAATTAAAACACCTGGTTGGAGAAATTCAGCAAATTATTAAAGAAACGTTTCCCAAATCAATTGAATTGGCGGCGCACATTTCCCAGAATCTTTGGACTGTTTCTGGTGATGCTACCCAATTACATCAAGTACTGATGAACTTGTGTGTTAATGCCCGTGATGCTATGCCCAAGGGTGGTACTTTGAAAATCACGGCGGAAAACTTCTTGATAGACGAAAATTATGCCAGAATGAATATAGATGCCAAAGTTGGCCCCTATGTAGTAGTTACAGTTACTGATACGGGAATTGGTATTTCCTCAGACATACTAGATCGGATATTTGAGCCATTCTTTACCACGAAAGAATTGGGTAAAGGCACAGGATTAGGACTTTCAACCGTACTTGGCATTATTAAAAGTCACGGCGGTTTTATTAATGTATATACAGAAGAGGGGGAAGGCAGCCAGTTTAAAGTGTATCTACCTGCTCAGGATACCAAAGAGCTTTTAGAAGAAGCAGCGCTAGAATTATCTCCAGGAAATGGAGAGTTAATCTTAGTTGTTGATGATGAAGCTGCTATTAGAGATATTACGAAAACATCTCTAGAGTCTTATAATTATAAAGCAATTACAGCTAGTGATGGAATTGAGGCGATCGCCTTATATGCAGAACGCCAAGACGAAATCTCTTTAGTGTTGACGGATATGGTAATGCCCTCTATGGATGGCTTAACAACTATTCGGACATTACAAAAAATTAATCCTCTTGTAAAAATAATTGCTGTTAGTGGCTTGGCTGCTCATGATAAAGTCAACGCAGCTTATAATATGGGTATCCAAGCATTTTTATCGAAGCCATACACTGCTAACCAACTATTAAAAACAATTAATGCAGTCCAGCATAAGAATTAA
- a CDS encoding molybdenum cofactor biosynthesis protein MoaE, whose translation MESVLPSTPIVAIKPKIEDSFAITFAPLSLEEIYALADDSANGAVVVMSGMVRNQTDGKPVLALEYQAYEPMALRVFYQIAADIRSAWPAVNRVVIHHRIGRLQVGQISVLVAIGCPHRSEAFEACRYAIDILKHNAPIWKKEHWQDGSSTWVSIGACEQSGQNC comes from the coding sequence ATGGAATCAGTGCTGCCATCTACACCCATTGTTGCAATTAAACCCAAAATTGAAGATAGTTTTGCTATCACTTTCGCACCTTTATCTCTAGAAGAAATTTACGCTCTAGCCGATGACTCTGCTAACGGTGCGGTAGTAGTAATGAGTGGAATGGTTCGCAATCAAACTGACGGAAAACCCGTACTTGCCTTAGAATATCAAGCTTATGAACCAATGGCGTTGCGTGTATTTTATCAAATAGCAGCAGACATTCGCTCGGCTTGGCCTGCTGTCAATCGGGTAGTAATTCATCATCGTATTGGACGTTTGCAGGTAGGACAAATCAGCGTTTTAGTAGCTATTGGTTGTCCCCATCGTAGTGAGGCCTTTGAAGCTTGTCGCTATGCAATTGATATTCTGAAACATAACGCCCCCATTTGGAAAAAAGAACATTGGCAAGATGGTTCTAGCACTTGGGTAAGTATTGGTGCTTGTGAACAGTCAGGACAAAATTGCTAA
- a CDS encoding peptidoglycan-binding protein, which translates to MEFIAYSSMVIANQEANGQTEYLEYELPKFDFSWGKLLKSSAWLSVAGLMVLFTALTQVNGALAAYVRTNGSCLNVRTSPSTNAKVVDCIPNGTQINSTGNVNGFARLSGNRYVAARWVSGMSGGRPTQPGPGVGGTVTLRLGSRGQAVSAVQRAIGVEPTGYYGAVTARRVREFQANNGLRADGIVGPETRNALFRGNQNQPPIGGPVTLSFGSRGSAVSEVQRALGVEPTGYYGTVTVRRVREFQANNGLRVDGVVGPETRSALLRS; encoded by the coding sequence ATGGAATTTATTGCTTATTCCTCTATGGTCATTGCTAACCAAGAGGCAAATGGTCAGACTGAATATCTCGAATATGAACTACCAAAGTTTGATTTTAGCTGGGGCAAATTGCTCAAGTCTTCCGCTTGGCTGTCTGTAGCTGGCTTGATGGTATTGTTTACAGCCTTAACTCAAGTTAATGGTGCTTTGGCAGCATACGTGCGTACTAACGGCAGTTGTCTAAATGTGCGTACCTCTCCTAGCACCAATGCCAAAGTCGTAGACTGTATCCCTAACGGAACTCAAATCAATTCCACTGGTAACGTCAACGGTTTTGCTCGCCTATCTGGTAACAGATACGTAGCAGCTAGATGGGTGAGTGGAATGTCTGGCGGCCGTCCAACTCAACCCGGCCCTGGTGTTGGTGGAACTGTAACACTGCGCCTTGGTTCTCGTGGACAAGCAGTTTCCGCAGTGCAGAGAGCGATCGGTGTGGAACCCACAGGGTATTATGGTGCAGTAACAGCTCGGCGAGTGCGCGAGTTTCAAGCCAATAATGGCTTACGTGCAGATGGTATCGTCGGCCCAGAAACCCGCAACGCACTGTTTAGAGGGAACCAAAACCAACCACCAATCGGTGGCCCTGTAACACTAAGCTTTGGTTCTCGCGGTTCAGCAGTTTCCGAAGTACAGAGAGCGCTTGGTGTGGAACCCACAGGATATTATGGTACGGTAACAGTCCGCCGAGTGCGTGAGTTTCAAGCCAATAATGGTTTACGTGTAGATGGTGTAGTTGGGCCAGAAACTCGCAGCGCCTTATTAAGAAGTTAA
- a CDS encoding M23 family metallopeptidase produces MLLKLAKKNTILRCFSYVCITLASLIAVPSTNTSASTQVAGNSQIPQKPIAIPIPTLSTNLIWPTQGYISQGFRKYQHEGIDIAGPSGTPIFAAATGKVVKAGWDEWGLGNAIEIKHPNGSVTVYGHNRRLLASKGQQVRQGQIIAEMGSTGNSTAPHLHFEYYPNGKVAVNPMTVLASATANKIPSQPVASNTAKVNQIRRVRENPPSKPENNSSPTPSIPIPIEQPVSPAQNIPVAFAPIVTDTGCSGLTLLEGETKNIVVRVCNENGQLFYIGELKQNPTQPVKIPAWSIGKDRYQADNGSFSYVVSPEQVEIWRNGSQIRTDSFYTSNK; encoded by the coding sequence ATGCTTTTAAAACTAGCCAAAAAAAATACTATCCTTCGCTGCTTTAGTTATGTATGTATTACTTTAGCCTCTTTAATTGCAGTCCCCAGTACAAATACTAGTGCCTCAACTCAAGTAGCAGGTAATTCTCAAATTCCACAAAAACCTATAGCCATTCCTATTCCAACTCTTAGTACTAACTTGATTTGGCCTACGCAAGGATATATTTCCCAAGGCTTTCGCAAATATCAACATGAAGGAATTGATATTGCCGGCCCATCTGGAACACCCATTTTCGCGGCGGCGACTGGGAAAGTGGTTAAAGCCGGATGGGATGAATGGGGACTAGGTAATGCTATCGAAATTAAACATCCCAATGGTAGCGTCACTGTTTACGGACATAATCGCCGTTTGTTAGCCAGCAAAGGTCAACAAGTGAGACAAGGACAAATCATCGCGGAAATGGGGTCTACAGGTAATAGTACTGCACCACATTTACACTTTGAATATTATCCCAATGGGAAAGTAGCGGTTAACCCAATGACTGTTTTAGCATCTGCTACCGCCAACAAAATTCCCTCACAACCTGTTGCTAGTAATACTGCTAAAGTTAATCAAATCAGGCGAGTACGGGAAAATCCCCCAAGCAAACCTGAAAATAATTCTTCCCCTACTCCCTCCATCCCCATCCCCATAGAACAGCCAGTTTCACCCGCACAAAACATTCCCGTAGCCTTTGCACCAATAGTTACTGATACGGGATGCAGTGGTTTAACGCTGCTTGAAGGTGAGACAAAAAACATAGTAGTCCGAGTCTGCAACGAAAATGGGCAATTGTTTTATATTGGTGAGTTGAAACAAAATCCAACCCAACCCGTCAAAATACCAGCTTGGAGTATTGGTAAAGATAGATATCAGGCAGATAATGGTAGTTTCTCTTACGTAGTTAGTCCGGAACAAGTGGAAATTTGGCGTAATGGTAGTCAGATACGTACCGATAGTTTTTATACTTCTAATAAATAA
- a CDS encoding isocitrate lyase/PEP mutase family protein: MSSSHKLRQLLANPEIIVIPGIYDCLSAKLAENIGFDVVATSGFGIAASTLGLPDYGFLTATEALYSVGRIAQSVSVPLIADLDTGYGNALNVMRTIKDAVQLGVAGVLLEDQEWPKKCGHFEGKRVIPTSEHAGKIRAAVEARGDSGLVIIARTDARGPLGLEEAIARGHAYIEAGADILFVEAPQSVAELKAIASAFPHTPLVANIVEGGKTPPLSASELQDLGFKIVFFPLTGLLAVTQTLTACLSHIKEQGTTANFTDIVNFQDFQALVGVPQFLQMEQKFKS, translated from the coding sequence ATGTCTTCTAGCCACAAACTGCGGCAGTTACTTGCAAATCCTGAAATTATTGTAATTCCTGGTATCTACGATTGCCTGAGTGCCAAACTGGCTGAAAATATCGGTTTTGATGTCGTGGCTACCAGTGGTTTTGGTATTGCTGCATCTACTTTGGGTTTGCCAGATTACGGTTTTCTCACAGCTACGGAAGCGCTCTACAGTGTGGGGCGTATTGCTCAGTCTGTGAGTGTTCCCCTCATTGCCGATTTAGATACTGGCTATGGCAATGCTTTAAATGTGATGCGGACTATCAAGGATGCTGTGCAGTTGGGCGTGGCGGGCGTATTGTTAGAAGACCAAGAATGGCCGAAAAAGTGCGGACATTTTGAAGGGAAGCGAGTTATACCCACATCTGAACACGCTGGCAAAATTCGTGCAGCAGTAGAGGCGCGGGGTGACAGTGGTTTAGTCATTATTGCTCGTACCGATGCCCGTGGTCCATTGGGTTTAGAGGAAGCGATCGCCCGTGGTCATGCTTACATTGAGGCAGGCGCAGATATACTATTTGTGGAAGCTCCCCAGTCTGTGGCAGAATTGAAAGCGATCGCTTCAGCTTTCCCCCACACACCCCTAGTAGCCAATATCGTTGAAGGCGGCAAAACTCCCCCACTATCCGCATCAGAACTACAAGATTTAGGCTTTAAAATCGTGTTTTTCCCCCTTACTGGTTTATTGGCAGTAACGCAAACTTTAACAGCTTGCTTAAGTCATATCAAAGAACAGGGAACCACAGCTAATTTTACTGACATAGTGAACTTTCAAGATTTTCAAGCCCTTGTCGGCGTTCCCCAATTTCTGCAAATGGAACAAAAGTTTAAATCCTAA
- a CDS encoding SDR family NAD(P)-dependent oxidoreductase, whose translation MTFRKIQPMPTTALIVGAGSGLSASIARLFAKEGFKVALAARQIDKLEQLSSEIDAVSFVADAVKPDEVKQLFIDVDHKLGSPGVVVYNPSWRVRGSLIDLDPADVAKTLEVSAYGGFLVAQEAAKRMLQQGSGAIFFTGASASVKGYPQSAPFAMGKFALRGLAQSIARELAPKNIHVAHFVIDGAIRSSQRQDPADNPDSTLDPDAIAQTYLNILRQPRSAWTWEVELRPWVERF comes from the coding sequence TTGACTTTTAGAAAAATTCAACCCATGCCAACAACAGCTTTAATAGTAGGAGCAGGTAGTGGACTTAGCGCTTCCATTGCTCGCCTGTTTGCCAAAGAAGGATTTAAAGTAGCTTTAGCGGCTCGACAAATAGATAAACTAGAGCAGTTGAGTAGTGAAATTGACGCAGTTAGTTTTGTTGCGGATGCAGTCAAACCAGATGAGGTAAAGCAGTTATTTATTGATGTTGATCATAAGTTAGGTTCCCCTGGTGTGGTTGTTTATAATCCCAGTTGGCGAGTGCGGGGATCTTTAATTGATCTAGACCCTGCTGATGTGGCGAAAACTTTAGAAGTTTCGGCTTACGGAGGCTTTCTAGTAGCCCAAGAAGCAGCCAAAAGAATGTTACAGCAGGGTAGTGGTGCTATTTTCTTTACCGGAGCTTCAGCTAGTGTCAAAGGTTATCCCCAGTCGGCACCCTTTGCAATGGGTAAGTTTGCCCTGCGTGGTTTAGCCCAGAGTATTGCCAGAGAACTTGCACCTAAGAATATTCATGTAGCTCATTTTGTCATCGATGGGGCAATTCGCTCTAGTCAGCGCCAAGATCCAGCAGACAATCCTGATAGTACCCTAGACCCAGATGCGATCGCTCAAACCTATCTCAACATTCTCCGCCAACCCCGTAGCGCTTGGACATGGGAAGTAGAGCTACGTCCTTGGGTTGAGCGTTTCTAA
- a CDS encoding nitroreductase family protein: protein MSTITQIQPLDVPSAIVQRRSIKTFKTDPIAPELLKQLVDLTVAAPSSFNIQDWRIILVQDEAQKAALSAASWNQKQIIEAPVTFVFAADSSVGEGDLTPVFETALATGAWNEGTVNYFKNAIPQFQAGLGDKRREYAIKDAIIAATHLVLAAESLGLSTCFMNGWIEDQVKEVIGAADNPDLAIAVLVPVGYAAEPRLNPGRLPLSNNVSVDRIDNPYVG from the coding sequence ATGAGTACCATCACCCAAATTCAACCGCTAGATGTACCCAGCGCTATAGTTCAACGTCGCTCGATTAAAACTTTTAAAACAGACCCCATTGCCCCAGAATTACTCAAACAACTAGTAGACTTGACTGTAGCCGCACCCAGTAGCTTTAACATTCAAGATTGGCGAATTATTTTAGTTCAAGATGAGGCGCAAAAAGCAGCCCTTTCTGCCGCCTCTTGGAACCAAAAACAAATTATCGAAGCACCTGTAACTTTTGTTTTCGCTGCCGATTCCAGCGTCGGCGAAGGAGACTTAACCCCGGTTTTTGAAACAGCGTTAGCCACTGGGGCTTGGAATGAAGGGACTGTGAATTATTTTAAAAATGCTATTCCCCAATTTCAAGCAGGACTGGGAGATAAGCGCCGGGAATATGCGATTAAAGATGCCATTATTGCTGCTACCCATTTGGTATTAGCAGCAGAAAGTTTAGGCTTATCCACCTGCTTTATGAACGGCTGGATTGAAGACCAAGTGAAAGAAGTAATTGGTGCGGCGGATAATCCTGATTTAGCGATCGCTGTTTTAGTTCCTGTAGGCTATGCAGCAGAACCACGTTTAAATCCAGGTCGTCTGCCATTGTCTAACAATGTCTCTGTAGACAGAATTGATAATCCCTATGTAGGTTAG
- a CDS encoding alkene reductase: MSTNINLFSSYQLGELKLPNRIVMAPLTRQRAGEGNVPHQLNAIYYGQRASAGLIIAEATQVTPQGQGYPHTPGIHSPEQVAGWKLVTDTVHQQGGRIFLQLWHVGRISHPDLQPDGELPVAPSAIAPKGEVLTYEGKKPYVTPRALETSEIPGIVEQYRQGAANALAAGFDGVEIHAANGYLIDQFLRDGTNQRTDEYGGAIENRARLLLEVTEAVTSVWDSQRVGVRLSPSGTFNDIRDSHPLETFGYVAQALNRFNLSYLHIFEAIDADIRHGGTIVPTSHLRDRFTGTLIVNGGYTREKGDTVIANKAADLVAFGTLFISNPDLPERLEVNAPLNQADPTTFYGGGEKGYTDYPFLEVASK; encoded by the coding sequence ATGTCTACCAACATCAACCTATTCTCTTCCTACCAATTAGGAGAACTAAAATTACCTAACCGGATAGTGATGGCTCCCTTAACCAGACAAAGAGCTGGTGAGGGCAATGTACCACATCAACTTAATGCTATCTACTATGGTCAACGCGCTTCAGCAGGATTAATTATTGCCGAAGCCACCCAAGTGACACCCCAAGGACAAGGATATCCCCATACACCAGGCATTCATTCCCCAGAACAAGTAGCAGGGTGGAAACTAGTAACTGATACTGTACATCAGCAAGGTGGCAGAATTTTTCTGCAACTGTGGCACGTCGGCAGAATATCTCATCCTGACTTGCAACCAGATGGAGAATTACCTGTAGCACCTTCAGCCATTGCGCCTAAAGGTGAGGTGTTAACTTATGAAGGCAAGAAACCCTATGTTACGCCTCGCGCTTTGGAGACATCAGAAATTCCCGGCATTGTTGAACAATATCGCCAAGGGGCAGCAAACGCCCTAGCGGCCGGGTTTGATGGTGTAGAAATTCATGCTGCGAATGGTTATTTAATTGACCAGTTTCTCAGGGATGGGACGAATCAACGTACAGACGAGTATGGGGGTGCGATTGAGAATCGCGCCCGACTTTTATTAGAAGTAACCGAGGCGGTAACAAGTGTGTGGGATTCCCAACGGGTAGGAGTCAGACTATCGCCTAGTGGGACATTTAACGATATCCGTGACTCTCATCCTTTAGAAACCTTTGGTTACGTAGCTCAAGCATTAAACCGCTTCAATCTGTCCTATTTACATATCTTTGAAGCTATAGACGCAGACATCAGACATGGTGGCACAATTGTACCTACTAGCCATCTACGCGATCGCTTTACAGGTACACTCATTGTTAATGGTGGTTATACCCGTGAAAAAGGCGATACTGTCATAGCCAACAAAGCAGCAGATTTAGTTGCCTTTGGGACGCTGTTTATCTCCAATCCTGATTTACCTGAACGCCTAGAGGTGAACGCACCACTCAATCAGGCAGACCCCACAACCTTTTATGGTGGTGGTGAAAAAGGCTATACAGATTATCCATTTTTAGAAGTTGCTAGCAAATAG
- the trxA gene encoding thioredoxin, translating to MSSITNVTEATFKQEVLDSNVPVLVDFWAPWCGPCRMVAPVVDEVASEYEGLVKVVKLNTDQNPTVASHYGIRSIPTLMVFKGGRQVNTVVGAVSKTTLTKTLTQHIQEA from the coding sequence ATGTCATCCATTACAAATGTTACAGAAGCCACATTCAAGCAAGAAGTTCTGGATAGCAACGTTCCAGTTCTCGTGGACTTTTGGGCCCCTTGGTGCGGCCCTTGTCGGATGGTAGCGCCGGTTGTGGATGAAGTGGCTAGCGAATACGAAGGACTAGTGAAAGTGGTAAAACTGAATACAGATCAAAATCCCACTGTTGCCAGTCATTACGGAATTCGTAGCATTCCTACACTAATGGTGTTTAAGGGAGGAAGGCAAGTTAATACAGTAGTAGGCGCTGTTTCTAAGACCACATTGACTAAGACTTTAACACAGCATATTCAAGAAGCGTAA